One Fibrobacter sp. UBA4297 genomic region harbors:
- the alaS gene encoding alanine--tRNA ligase, with translation MSEKMTSAQVRESFIKFFESKGHLFVRSSPVVPHDDPTLMFTNAGMNQFKAIFLGDNPKGWKRVCNSQKCLRVSGKHNDLDVVGRDNYHHTFFEMLGNWSFGDYYKKEAISWAWELLTEVWKLPKERLFATVYQDDDEAWQIWKDVSGLPDDRIMRFDAHSNFWEMGDTGPCGPCSEIHYDRGDLATQAETFKDPIKGVNGENDRYIEIWNNVFMQYERVSDGSLIPLKAKNVDTGMGFERICAILQGKTSNYDTDVFTPIIAKIAELSGVPYNDGEAGTPHRVIADHIRAISFAIADGALPSNEGRGYVLRRILRRASRFARLLGQKKPFICQLVQVLADTMGDAFPEIRERKEFVASVIKSEEESFIRTLDAGLERFAAISAELKKGDKIPGDKVFLLYDTYGFPPDLTGILAEEKGLTIDEEGYNKCMEEQKARARANMKQGINTMGTEGWTQYSQASTNFVGYELSACETKVVRWREDKGVLSIVLETSPFYAEMGGQVGDKGTLVSADLEIQVFDTVKVNDTALCRGKVVKGEANEKTMGAVFMATVDNDRRADIRKNHSATHLLQAALREVLGTHVQQQGSFVSNELLRFDFSHFNAMTAEEIQKVEDIVNAKIMECLPVHTDVMDVDEAKASGAMALFGEKYGDKVRVVKMGDAGVEFSRELCGGLHVQNTGNIGMVKIVSESSVSAGVRRIEAVSGRGALSLLRAGTQILNALREQLRCKDAEVLDRIQQTFAKTQNLEKSLQSVKLELATLAAAELLNGGVNVMGVNLYVRELSIPDEKYKNLLDGVQNKLDTDSVAVIANKDNGSGSIAVMVGKNVQAKGIKAGDIVKDLAKACNGKGGGRPDRAQAGTREPEKIAEAIANANNWIRAKLGA, from the coding sequence ATGTCCGAAAAAATGACTTCTGCGCAAGTGCGCGAATCCTTTATCAAGTTCTTCGAATCCAAGGGCCACCTCTTCGTGCGTTCTTCGCCGGTGGTTCCGCATGACGACCCGACGCTCATGTTCACGAACGCGGGCATGAACCAGTTCAAGGCCATCTTCCTTGGCGACAATCCGAAGGGCTGGAAGCGCGTATGCAACAGCCAGAAGTGCCTCCGCGTTTCTGGTAAGCACAACGACCTCGACGTCGTGGGCCGCGACAACTACCACCACACCTTCTTCGAAATGCTCGGTAACTGGAGCTTCGGTGACTATTATAAGAAGGAAGCTATTTCCTGGGCATGGGAACTCCTCACTGAAGTTTGGAAGCTCCCGAAGGAACGCCTCTTTGCGACCGTTTATCAGGACGATGACGAAGCCTGGCAGATTTGGAAGGACGTGTCCGGCCTCCCGGATGACCGCATCATGCGTTTTGACGCCCACAGCAACTTCTGGGAAATGGGCGACACCGGTCCGTGCGGTCCTTGCTCCGAAATCCATTACGATCGCGGTGACCTTGCTACGCAGGCCGAAACGTTCAAGGACCCGATCAAGGGCGTGAACGGCGAAAACGACCGCTACATCGAAATTTGGAATAACGTGTTCATGCAGTACGAACGCGTGAGCGACGGAAGCTTGATTCCGCTGAAGGCGAAGAACGTGGATACCGGTATGGGTTTCGAACGTATCTGCGCTATTTTGCAGGGCAAGACCAGCAACTACGACACTGACGTGTTCACCCCGATTATCGCAAAGATTGCTGAACTCAGTGGCGTTCCGTATAACGATGGCGAAGCCGGCACCCCGCACCGCGTGATTGCCGACCACATCCGCGCTATTTCGTTTGCTATTGCCGATGGCGCTCTCCCGTCTAACGAAGGCCGTGGCTACGTGCTCCGCCGCATTTTGCGCCGTGCTAGCCGCTTTGCCCGCCTCCTCGGTCAGAAGAAGCCGTTCATTTGCCAGCTCGTGCAGGTTCTCGCCGATACGATGGGCGATGCATTCCCGGAAATTCGCGAACGCAAGGAATTTGTTGCTAGCGTAATCAAGAGCGAAGAAGAAAGCTTTATCCGTACGCTTGACGCTGGTCTCGAACGCTTCGCCGCTATCTCTGCCGAACTCAAGAAGGGCGACAAGATTCCGGGCGACAAGGTGTTCCTGCTTTACGATACCTACGGATTCCCGCCGGACCTCACCGGCATCCTCGCCGAAGAAAAGGGCCTTACGATTGACGAAGAAGGCTACAACAAGTGCATGGAAGAACAGAAGGCCCGCGCCCGCGCCAACATGAAGCAGGGCATCAACACGATGGGTACCGAAGGCTGGACGCAGTACAGCCAAGCTAGCACAAACTTTGTCGGTTATGAACTCTCCGCTTGCGAAACGAAGGTCGTGCGCTGGCGTGAAGACAAGGGCGTGCTCAGCATCGTGCTCGAAACTTCTCCGTTCTACGCCGAAATGGGTGGCCAGGTCGGCGACAAGGGAACGCTCGTTTCTGCCGACCTCGAAATCCAGGTGTTCGACACCGTGAAGGTGAACGATACCGCTCTCTGCCGTGGTAAGGTTGTGAAGGGCGAAGCTAACGAAAAGACGATGGGCGCCGTGTTCATGGCAACCGTCGATAACGATCGTCGCGCTGACATCCGCAAGAACCACTCCGCAACGCACTTGCTCCAGGCCGCTCTCCGCGAAGTGCTTGGCACTCACGTGCAGCAGCAGGGTAGCTTCGTTTCGAACGAACTCCTCCGCTTCGACTTCAGCCACTTCAACGCGATGACCGCCGAAGAAATCCAGAAGGTCGAAGACATCGTGAACGCCAAGATCATGGAATGCTTGCCGGTCCACACCGACGTGATGGACGTCGATGAAGCTAAGGCTAGCGGTGCTATGGCTCTGTTCGGCGAAAAGTATGGCGACAAGGTCCGCGTCGTGAAGATGGGTGACGCTGGCGTCGAATTCTCCCGCGAACTTTGCGGTGGCTTGCATGTGCAGAACACCGGTAACATCGGCATGGTGAAGATTGTTTCTGAATCTAGCGTGTCCGCTGGCGTGCGCCGTATCGAAGCTGTCTCTGGCCGTGGCGCCTTGAGCCTCCTCCGCGCTGGTACGCAGATCCTCAACGCTCTCCGCGAACAGCTCCGCTGCAAGGATGCCGAAGTTCTCGACCGCATTCAGCAGACGTTTGCCAAGACGCAGAACCTCGAAAAGAGCCTCCAGTCCGTGAAGCTCGAACTCGCAACGCTCGCCGCTGCCGAACTCTTGAACGGTGGCGTCAACGTGATGGGCGTGAACCTCTACGTTCGCGAACTTTCCATCCCCGATGAAAAGTACAAGAACTTGCTCGACGGCGTTCAGAACAAGCTCGACACAGACAGCGTCGCCGTGATTGCGAACAAGGACAACGGTTCCGGTAGCATCGCCGTGATGGTTGGCAAGAACGTTCAGGCCAAGGGCATCAAGGCTGGTGACATCGTCAAGGATCTCGCTAAGGCTTGCAACGGTAAGGGCGGTGGCCGTCCGGACCGCGCTCAGGCTGGTACCCGCGAACCGGAAAAGATTGCCGAAGCTATCGCTAACGCTAACAACTGGATCCGTGCCAAGTTGGGTGCTTAA
- a CDS encoding family 16 glycosylhydrolase, producing the protein MKKILIPMVAVALLAACSESNDSTFPAAPVAGASSSSDAVVPPTGASSSSAEALPGVSSSSNAAPQFTYAVPPLTALDPTKEYAFYGAELTGVEQYMYGRFEARMKMAAISGSVSSMFLNYDNSWMKGEEPWNEIDIEVLGKDPNSWQSNILTREGDPSIKGLTASESKPLHAFGFDATQDFHLYAIVWTPEYVAWEIDSVEVRRDTLGMSRGKHADADQVAFLTEKETLRFNLWVSNTASWTGKWDGGIGLPVEQQIDYVRVYAYDPTTKGFTLSWQDDFDGEDIDPSRWTAGDWEMERVTYRRSNLVVENGVCRLILDYEAN; encoded by the coding sequence ATGAAAAAGATTCTTATCCCGATGGTTGCCGTTGCGCTCCTTGCAGCATGCTCCGAATCCAATGATTCAACCTTCCCGGCGGCTCCGGTTGCTGGTGCATCTTCCAGCTCCGATGCTGTTGTTCCACCGACTGGCGCATCCTCTAGCTCTGCAGAAGCCCTTCCGGGTGTATCTTCCAGCTCGAATGCAGCCCCGCAGTTTACTTACGCTGTTCCGCCGCTTACTGCACTTGACCCGACGAAGGAATATGCGTTCTATGGTGCAGAACTTACTGGCGTGGAACAGTATATGTATGGCCGTTTTGAAGCACGCATGAAAATGGCAGCAATCTCTGGTTCTGTGAGTTCTATGTTCTTGAACTACGACAATTCCTGGATGAAGGGGGAAGAACCGTGGAACGAAATTGATATCGAAGTGCTTGGCAAGGACCCGAATTCTTGGCAGTCTAACATTCTTACCCGCGAAGGTGATCCTTCCATCAAAGGTCTTACAGCTTCTGAAAGCAAACCGTTGCATGCTTTTGGCTTTGATGCTACGCAAGACTTCCATTTGTATGCCATTGTCTGGACTCCGGAATATGTGGCTTGGGAAATCGACAGTGTCGAAGTTCGTCGCGATACGCTTGGCATGAGCCGCGGCAAGCACGCCGATGCAGACCAGGTGGCATTCTTGACCGAAAAGGAAACTCTCCGCTTCAATCTCTGGGTATCTAATACCGCTTCTTGGACGGGCAAGTGGGATGGCGGCATTGGCCTCCCGGTTGAACAGCAGATTGACTACGTCCGCGTCTATGCTTACGACCCCACAACCAAGGGCTTTACGCTGTCTTGGCAGGATGATTTCGATGGTGAAGATATCGATCCGAGTCGTTGGACAGCTGGTGACTGGGAAATGGAACGCGTGACGTATCGCCGAAGCAATCTCGTTGTTGAGAACGGCGTTTGCAGACTCATCCTGGACTACGAAGCGAACTAA
- a CDS encoding TlpA family protein disulfide reductase: MRSSTYKILAWVGAIIFLGFAFYAFEAKSHYNLNFPEAVANFTADDVMGGKSDYASEKGTATLIVLTASWCPSCRAELPILKQFNEEFGPKGLKILMIDEDDSKKVARKYKKSMDIPWTMLHWNYDALKALGNPGVIPVSFVVDKDDKIQHVDVGVLNELRVRHELKRLLGK, from the coding sequence ATGCGTTCATCCACTTATAAAATCCTCGCATGGGTAGGGGCAATTATTTTCCTCGGTTTCGCGTTTTATGCGTTCGAGGCCAAGTCCCACTACAACCTGAACTTCCCGGAGGCCGTCGCAAACTTCACGGCGGACGATGTAATGGGAGGTAAATCGGACTACGCAAGCGAGAAGGGGACGGCAACACTTATTGTTTTGACCGCCTCCTGGTGCCCATCGTGCCGAGCGGAGCTCCCCATTCTCAAGCAGTTCAACGAAGAATTCGGGCCGAAGGGCCTTAAGATTTTGATGATTGACGAGGACGATTCCAAGAAGGTCGCCCGCAAGTACAAGAAGAGCATGGACATTCCATGGACGATGCTCCACTGGAACTACGACGCGCTCAAGGCGCTAGGGAATCCAGGTGTGATTCCCGTAAGCTTTGTGGTCGACAAGGACGACAAGATCCAGCACGTCGATGTCGGAGTGCTCAACGAGCTAAGAGTCCGGCACGAACTGAAGAGACTGCTGGGAAAGTAA
- the pflA gene encoding pyruvate formate-lyase-activating protein has protein sequence MTLGRINKLETFGSVDGPGIRFVVFTQGCPMRCKFCHNPETWDFGTKSANGTANGSFEISAEDLLKKAVRYKPYWGTDGGITVSGGEPLAQIDFMIEFFEAAKAAGVHTCVDTSGITFRPTGKPFAKFERLMKSTDLLLVDIKHIDADAHKELTGHGNENIIEFFRYLDRIQKPIWIRHVLVPGISDNDEALTRTRDFIRTLGNVKRVEVLPYHAFALSKYQELGIDYALKDTQTPSADRVKNANEILETAKYTGWKEK, from the coding sequence ATGACTCTTGGAAGAATCAACAAGCTCGAAACGTTCGGATCGGTCGACGGACCGGGAATCCGCTTTGTCGTATTTACGCAGGGCTGCCCCATGCGCTGCAAGTTCTGCCACAACCCGGAAACGTGGGATTTCGGCACAAAAAGTGCAAACGGAACCGCGAACGGATCGTTTGAAATTTCCGCAGAAGACCTGCTGAAAAAAGCCGTACGCTACAAGCCCTACTGGGGAACCGATGGAGGCATCACCGTAAGCGGCGGCGAACCTCTTGCACAAATCGACTTCATGATTGAATTCTTCGAAGCTGCAAAAGCGGCGGGAGTCCACACGTGCGTCGACACAAGCGGCATCACGTTCAGGCCCACAGGCAAACCGTTTGCGAAGTTCGAGCGGTTGATGAAATCCACTGACCTCTTGCTCGTGGACATCAAGCACATCGATGCAGACGCGCACAAGGAACTCACAGGCCACGGCAACGAAAACATCATCGAATTTTTCCGTTACCTCGACCGCATCCAAAAGCCCATCTGGATCCGCCACGTGCTCGTTCCAGGCATCAGTGACAATGACGAAGCGCTCACACGCACACGAGACTTTATCCGAACACTAGGGAACGTCAAGCGCGTCGAAGTCCTCCCCTACCACGCATTCGCCTTGAGCAAATACCAAGAACTCGGTATTGATTACGCCCTTAAAGACACACAAACCCCCTCCGCCGACCGCGTCAAGAACGCCAACGAAATCCTCGAAACCGCGAAATACACCGGATGGAAAGAGAAGTAG
- a CDS encoding type IV pilus twitching motility protein PilT, with protein MAYNIQDLLAEMVKRGASDLHITAGAPPLIRLSGKLTPIGENKLKPDETMRMTYSLMNEAQKKTFEQQKECDFSFGIANLARFRANAYLQRGCVALALRIIPLDIKTFKDLGLPKIMAEFTTRPSGLVLVTGATGSGKSTTLAAMIDKINKERHDHILTVEDPIEFLHKHQGCMINQREVGSDTHSFAQALKMALRQDPDVVLIGEMRDLETIRSALTIAETGHLTFATLHTNSCVQTINRVVDAFPKGEQQTVRTQLSFVLQGVICQTLLPKIGGGRVMAYEVMNVTPGIRALIRDDKVHQIESMIEIGQKFGMNTMNMCLCDLVKNHKVDRFDALARSSSPDQLEQLFVKEGV; from the coding sequence ATGGCATATAACATTCAAGATCTTTTAGCAGAAATGGTCAAACGTGGGGCGTCCGACTTGCATATTACGGCCGGCGCACCCCCTCTTATTCGTCTTTCCGGCAAGCTTACTCCCATCGGGGAGAACAAGCTCAAGCCCGACGAAACCATGCGTATGACTTACAGCTTGATGAATGAAGCCCAGAAAAAGACTTTTGAACAGCAAAAGGAATGCGACTTTTCATTCGGTATTGCAAATCTTGCGCGTTTCCGTGCGAACGCCTACCTGCAGCGTGGCTGCGTGGCGCTTGCCCTCCGTATTATTCCGCTTGATATCAAGACGTTCAAGGACCTCGGCCTCCCGAAGATTATGGCCGAATTTACGACACGTCCCTCTGGCCTCGTGCTTGTGACGGGTGCTACCGGTTCTGGTAAGTCCACGACCTTGGCTGCCATGATCGACAAGATTAACAAGGAACGTCACGACCACATTTTGACGGTTGAAGACCCGATCGAATTTTTGCATAAGCATCAGGGTTGCATGATCAACCAGCGCGAAGTTGGTAGCGATACGCACAGCTTTGCCCAGGCCCTCAAGATGGCTCTCCGTCAGGATCCTGATGTGGTGCTCATCGGCGAAATGCGTGACTTGGAAACAATCCGCTCGGCACTTACGATTGCCGAAACGGGTCACTTGACTTTTGCTACACTTCATACAAACTCTTGCGTGCAGACGATTAACCGTGTGGTCGACGCCTTCCCGAAGGGTGAACAGCAGACCGTGCGTACGCAGCTCTCGTTTGTGCTGCAAGGCGTCATCTGCCAGACCCTTTTGCCAAAGATTGGTGGCGGCCGCGTGATGGCGTACGAAGTCATGAACGTGACGCCGGGTATCCGTGCTTTGATTCGCGATGACAAGGTGCACCAGATTGAATCCATGATTGAAATTGGCCAGAAGTTCGGCATGAACACGATGAACATGTGCCTGTGCGACCTCGTCAAGAATCACAAGGTCGACCGCTTCGATGCGCTTGCCCGTTCGTCGAGCCCGGACCAGTTGGAACAGTTGTTTGTGAAGGAAGGGGTGTAA
- a CDS encoding MetQ/NlpA family ABC transporter substrate-binding protein, producing the protein MNISKIILSVAFAAIATFSAEVIKVGATPEPHASILNLVKDDLAKAGYELKVVEFTDYVTPNETLESGELDANYFQHLPYLESFNKEKGTHLVNAGGIHVEPFAVYPSKNSKKKVKSLADLKKGATIAIPNDPTNEGRALLLLQAAGLIKLDPKSGITATPIDITENPKKLKFKELEAASLPRILQDVDAAAINGNYAIPAGLNASSHGLFVENASSPYVNVIAVKAGNEKSAKIQALVNALKSEKVKNWIKGKYTKGEVVPVF; encoded by the coding sequence ATGAATATCAGTAAGATTATTTTGTCTGTTGCTTTTGCCGCTATTGCTACGTTTTCTGCCGAAGTCATCAAGGTTGGTGCGACTCCGGAGCCGCATGCTTCCATCTTGAACTTGGTTAAGGATGACCTTGCCAAGGCGGGTTATGAACTCAAGGTTGTTGAGTTCACAGATTACGTGACTCCGAACGAGACGCTGGAATCTGGCGAATTAGATGCCAATTACTTCCAGCATTTGCCTTACCTCGAAAGTTTCAATAAAGAAAAGGGAACGCATCTTGTGAATGCGGGCGGCATTCATGTGGAACCTTTCGCAGTTTATCCGTCGAAGAATTCCAAGAAAAAGGTCAAATCGCTTGCGGATTTGAAGAAAGGTGCAACGATTGCGATTCCGAACGACCCGACCAACGAAGGGCGCGCCTTGCTTTTGTTGCAGGCTGCTGGCCTTATTAAGCTTGATCCAAAGTCTGGCATCACTGCAACTCCCATTGATATTACCGAGAATCCGAAAAAGCTGAAGTTCAAGGAACTGGAGGCTGCTTCGCTCCCGCGCATTTTGCAGGATGTGGATGCGGCAGCCATCAACGGCAACTATGCGATTCCGGCAGGTCTTAATGCATCATCTCATGGTTTGTTTGTTGAAAATGCGAGTTCGCCTTACGTGAATGTTATTGCGGTCAAGGCGGGTAACGAGAAGTCTGCAAAGATTCAGGCCTTGGTGAACGCCCTCAAGAGCGAAAAGGTCAAGAATTGGATTAAGGGCAAGTACACCAAGGGCGAAGTGGTTCCCGTTTTTTAG
- a CDS encoding zinc ribbon domain-containing protein, with amino-acid sequence MEVREVLLKLRSNQNLTQDQMAERLHVTRQAVSRWETGETQPNTEMLKVISREFDVSINTLLGAPRQLFCQCCGMPLSEDSMISREPSGEFNEDYCKWCYTDGKFVYNDKSVLLDFLLSHMPNPDNTPDAERRAFFDKHLSQLKHWKQA; translated from the coding sequence ATGGAAGTACGAGAAGTTTTGCTTAAGTTGCGCTCAAATCAAAACCTGACCCAGGACCAGATGGCCGAACGCTTGCATGTAACGCGCCAAGCTGTGAGCCGCTGGGAAACTGGCGAAACCCAGCCGAATACCGAAATGCTCAAAGTCATCTCCCGTGAATTCGACGTGTCCATCAACACGTTGCTCGGCGCTCCACGCCAACTCTTCTGCCAATGCTGCGGAATGCCTCTCAGCGAAGATTCCATGATCAGCCGTGAACCCAGCGGCGAATTCAACGAAGATTATTGCAAGTGGTGCTATACCGACGGTAAGTTTGTTTACAACGACAAGTCGGTCCTCCTCGATTTTCTGCTTTCGCACATGCCCAATCCCGACAATACTCCCGACGCAGAACGCCGCGCCTTTTTCGACAAACACCTCTCGCAACTAAAGCATTGGAAACAAGCGTAA
- the pflB gene encoding formate C-acetyltransferase — protein MQEAWTGFKGGRWQEEINVRDFIQKNYTPYDGDKSFLQGPTEATNKLWAELQDLQKREIAKGGVLDMDTDVVSTLTSHQAGYIAEETKDLEKIVGLQTDKPLKRAFMPFGGIKMAEESCKNYGYTPSEELHRIFTEFHKTHNQGVFDAYTPAMRMARKAHIITGLPDTYGRGRIVGDYRRVALYGIDYLIAQKKADKALTDSTDMREHVIREREELAEQIKALEGMKVMAKIYGYDISKPATNAREAVQWLYFGYLAAIKTQNGAAMSVGRVSTFIDIYMTRDLQNGVITEAEAQEIIDHFVMKLRMVKFARITSYNELFSGDPVWATLEVAGIGQDGRHQVTKNDYRFLHTLVNMGPAPEPNLTILYSPRLPASFKKFAAEISVKTSAIQYENDDTMRPIWGDDYSICCCVSATQTGKEMQFFGARANLAKTLLYAINGGKDECLVKGTQVGPEYPPITSEYLNYDEVVHKFELYMDWLAHLYVNTLNLIHYMHDKYYYEAAEMALIDTNVRRTFATGIAGFSHVVDSLSAIKYAKVKVIRDPATGLAQDFQIEGDFPRYGNDDDRADDIAVWLLKTFMAKIKQTPTYRDSEPTTSILTITSNVVYGKATGALPDGRKQGEPFSPGASPSYGAEKHGLLASLNSVAKIPYEYALDGISNTQTINPDALGHDDEERANKLVQVLDGYFGQSSHHLNVNVFGVEKLKDAMEHPEKEEYQNFTIRVSGYAVRFIKLTREQQLDVIARQAHGVL, from the coding sequence ATGCAGGAAGCATGGACAGGCTTTAAAGGCGGTCGCTGGCAGGAAGAAATCAATGTCCGCGACTTTATCCAGAAAAACTACACCCCTTACGATGGCGACAAGTCGTTTTTGCAGGGTCCCACCGAAGCTACTAACAAACTATGGGCTGAACTGCAAGACCTTCAGAAGAGAGAGATTGCAAAGGGCGGCGTCCTTGACATGGATACAGACGTTGTCTCCACGCTCACAAGCCACCAGGCAGGCTACATCGCCGAAGAAACTAAGGATCTCGAAAAAATCGTAGGTCTCCAGACCGACAAGCCGCTCAAGCGCGCTTTCATGCCGTTCGGCGGCATCAAGATGGCTGAAGAATCTTGCAAGAACTACGGTTACACACCGAGCGAAGAACTTCACCGCATCTTTACGGAATTCCACAAGACTCACAACCAGGGTGTTTTCGACGCCTACACGCCGGCAATGCGCATGGCCCGCAAGGCACACATCATTACGGGTCTTCCGGATACATACGGCCGTGGCCGTATCGTCGGTGACTACCGCCGTGTTGCCCTTTACGGTATCGACTACCTCATCGCCCAGAAGAAGGCAGACAAGGCTCTGACCGACTCTACCGACATGCGCGAACACGTGATCCGCGAACGCGAAGAGCTCGCGGAACAAATCAAGGCTCTCGAAGGCATGAAGGTCATGGCCAAGATTTACGGCTATGACATTTCGAAACCGGCAACAAACGCCCGCGAAGCCGTGCAGTGGCTCTACTTCGGCTACCTCGCCGCCATCAAGACGCAGAATGGTGCAGCCATGAGCGTTGGCCGCGTCTCGACCTTCATCGACATTTACATGACCCGCGACCTGCAGAACGGCGTCATCACCGAAGCCGAAGCGCAGGAAATCATCGACCATTTCGTGATGAAGCTCCGCATGGTCAAGTTTGCCCGTATCACCAGCTACAACGAACTCTTCAGCGGCGACCCGGTGTGGGCGACACTCGAAGTTGCAGGCATTGGTCAAGACGGTCGCCATCAGGTGACCAAGAACGACTACCGTTTCTTGCACACGCTCGTGAACATGGGACCGGCTCCGGAACCGAACCTCACGATCCTCTACAGCCCGCGCCTCCCGGCAAGTTTCAAGAAGTTCGCTGCAGAAATCTCCGTGAAGACCAGCGCCATCCAGTACGAAAACGATGACACGATGCGTCCGATCTGGGGCGACGACTACAGCATCTGTTGCTGCGTCTCTGCAACTCAAACCGGTAAGGAAATGCAGTTCTTCGGCGCCCGCGCAAACCTCGCCAAGACTCTCCTCTACGCCATCAACGGCGGTAAGGATGAATGCCTCGTGAAGGGTACGCAGGTTGGCCCGGAATATCCGCCTATCACTAGCGAATACCTCAACTACGATGAAGTCGTCCACAAGTTTGAACTCTACATGGATTGGCTCGCTCACTTGTACGTGAATACTTTGAACTTAATCCACTACATGCACGACAAGTACTACTACGAAGCTGCCGAAATGGCCCTCATCGACACCAACGTCCGCCGTACGTTTGCAACGGGTATCGCAGGCTTCAGCCACGTTGTTGACAGCCTTTCTGCCATCAAGTACGCCAAGGTAAAGGTTATCCGCGACCCGGCAACAGGCCTTGCGCAAGACTTCCAAATCGAAGGCGACTTCCCGCGTTATGGAAACGACGACGACCGTGCAGACGATATCGCCGTTTGGCTCCTCAAGACGTTCATGGCCAAAATCAAGCAGACCCCGACTTACCGCGATTCCGAACCGACGACAAGTATCCTCACGATTACAAGTAACGTCGTCTATGGCAAGGCTACGGGCGCCCTCCCGGATGGTCGTAAGCAGGGCGAGCCGTTCTCTCCGGGCGCAAGCCCCAGCTACGGCGCCGAAAAGCACGGTCTCTTGGCATCGCTCAACTCTGTCGCCAAGATTCCGTACGAATACGCACTTGATGGCATCAGCAACACGCAGACCATCAACCCGGACGCTCTCGGTCACGATGACGAAGAACGCGCCAACAAGCTCGTGCAGGTTCTCGACGGTTACTTTGGTCAGAGCAGCCACCACTTGAACGTGAACGTGTTCGGCGTTGAAAAGCTCAAGGACGCCATGGAACATCCGGAGAAGGAAGAATACCAGAACTTCACTATCCGCGTTTCTGGCTACGCAGTGCGCTTCATCAAGCTTACTCGCGAACAGCAGCTCGACGTGATTGCCCGCCAGGCACACGGCGTGCTCTAA
- a CDS encoding type II secretion system F family protein: MAEFLYKAQNSQGNNFEGTLEAKDKAEAEALLLRRRLIITSLKKKPTEIKIKIGSGIKTEDITRFTRMFSSMCSAGLPMLQCLNILEAQCENPELKSVVHKLTQSINGGSSLADALAQHPKVFDSLYCNMVAAGEAGGILEGILARLAETLENNQRLKRKVKKALTYPIMVIIVGILVVIALMTFVVPTFAEQFAALDAELPAPTQVVMNISDFIRNNGAFIFIGLIIVIFAYKMIMRIPQAQFAMDKFTLKLPKLGDLQIKSATAGFSRTLGTLLNAGVSVMDALKVVASTAGNKVVEKAIYKISIGIAGGKSIAEPMEEVGIFPPMVIQMTGVGEKTGNLGGMLLKLADFYDEEVDAAVDAVVSMIEPIIIVFLGGAVGGLLIAMYMPMFSMGDAIKG; the protein is encoded by the coding sequence ATGGCTGAATTTTTGTACAAAGCCCAAAATTCGCAGGGCAATAACTTTGAAGGTACGCTCGAAGCAAAGGACAAGGCCGAAGCCGAAGCCCTTTTGCTCCGTCGTCGACTGATTATTACAAGCCTCAAAAAGAAGCCTACCGAAATCAAGATTAAGATTGGTTCTGGCATCAAGACCGAAGACATTACTCGTTTTACGCGTATGTTCTCGTCTATGTGCTCGGCAGGCCTTCCGATGCTTCAGTGCTTGAACATTCTCGAAGCGCAGTGTGAAAACCCGGAACTCAAGAGCGTTGTGCATAAACTCACACAGTCGATTAACGGCGGTTCTTCTTTGGCTGATGCTTTGGCTCAGCATCCGAAGGTTTTTGACTCTTTGTATTGCAACATGGTGGCCGCCGGTGAAGCGGGCGGTATTCTCGAAGGCATTTTGGCTCGTCTGGCCGAAACTCTCGAAAACAACCAGCGTCTCAAACGCAAGGTGAAAAAGGCTTTGACGTACCCGATCATGGTTATCATTGTGGGTATTCTCGTTGTGATTGCCCTTATGACGTTCGTGGTGCCGACATTCGCTGAACAGTTCGCTGCTCTCGATGCAGAACTCCCTGCTCCGACGCAGGTTGTGATGAATATATCTGATTTTATACGAAACAACGGCGCGTTCATCTTTATCGGGCTTATCATTGTCATCTTTGCTTATAAGATGATTATGCGAATACCGCAAGCGCAATTTGCAATGGATAAGTTTACGTTGAAGTTGCCAAAGCTAGGTGATTTGCAGATTAAGTCTGCTACGGCTGGCTTTTCGAGAACGCTCGGAACGCTTTTGAATGCCGGTGTCTCTGTGATGGATGCGTTGAAGGTCGTTGCGTCAACTGCTGGTAACAAAGTCGTTGAAAAGGCTATTTATAAAATATCGATTGGTATTGCAGGCGGTAAGTCTATTGCCGAGCCGATGGAAGAAGTGGGCATTTTCCCGCCCATGGTGATCCAGATGACGGGCGTTGGTGAAAAGACTGGTAACTTGGGCGGTATGCTTTTGAAGCTTGCGGACTTCTACGACGAAGAAGTGGACGCCGCAGTTGATGCCGTCGTGAGTATGATCGAACCGATTATCATTGTGTTCTTGGGTGGCGCCGTCGGAGGCCTCCTCATAGCAATGTATATGCCGATGTTCTCGATGGGCGACGCCATCAAGGGCTAA